From Paenibacillus polymyxa, the proteins below share one genomic window:
- the tsf gene encoding translation elongation factor Ts, producing the protein MAVNASAVKELREKTGAGMLDCKKALEEANGDLTKAVEVLREKGLAAAANKAGRIATEGVVESYIHAGGRIGVLVEVNCETDFVAKTDQFKDFVRDIAMHIAASNPRYVRREEVPQEEIEKEKEILKAQALNEGKPEKIVEKMVEGRIGKFYEEFCLLEQSFIKDPDKTISTLINEKISTIGENISVRRFVRFELGEGLEKKEDNFYEEVMSQVKQ; encoded by the coding sequence ATGGCAGTTAATGCTAGCGCAGTAAAAGAGCTTCGTGAAAAAACAGGCGCAGGAATGCTGGATTGTAAAAAAGCGCTTGAAGAAGCAAATGGTGATTTGACAAAAGCGGTTGAAGTTCTACGTGAAAAAGGACTTGCAGCTGCAGCCAACAAAGCAGGCCGTATTGCTACTGAAGGCGTTGTTGAATCCTACATCCATGCTGGCGGCCGTATCGGCGTACTGGTAGAAGTAAACTGCGAAACAGACTTCGTGGCGAAAACTGACCAGTTCAAAGATTTTGTTCGTGACATTGCAATGCATATTGCTGCATCGAACCCTCGTTATGTTCGTCGCGAAGAAGTGCCACAGGAAGAGATTGAAAAAGAAAAAGAAATCCTGAAAGCACAAGCTTTGAACGAAGGAAAACCAGAAAAAATCGTTGAAAAAATGGTTGAAGGCCGCATCGGTAAATTCTACGAAGAGTTCTGCTTGCTGGAGCAATCTTTCATTAAAGATCCAGACAAAACAATCTCCACACTGATCAACGAGAAAATCAGCACGATTGGTGAAAACATCTCCGTACGTCGCTTTGTTCGTTTCGAACTGGGTGAAGGTCTGGAGAAAAAAGAAGACAACTTCTACGAAGAAGTTATGTCTCAAGTGAAACAATAA
- the rpsB gene encoding 30S ribosomal protein S2: MAVISMKQLLEAGVHFGHQTRRWNPKMDRYIFTERNGIYIIDLQKTVKKVEEAYNFVKSIAAENGTILFVGTKKQAQDSVKEEAARAGQFYINQRWLGGTLTNFQTIQKRIDRLKQLEAWEEDGTFAVLPKKEVIILRKEKDRLEKFLGGIKNMKGLPSALFIIDPRKERIAVAEARKLGIPIVGIVDTNCDPDEIDYVIPGNDDAIRAVKLLTGKMADAVMEANQGEETTA; the protein is encoded by the coding sequence ATGGCAGTAATCTCCATGAAACAGCTTTTGGAAGCTGGGGTTCACTTTGGTCACCAAACACGTCGCTGGAACCCGAAAATGGATCGTTATATCTTCACTGAAAGAAACGGTATTTACATCATTGACTTGCAAAAGACAGTGAAAAAGGTTGAGGAAGCTTACAACTTCGTAAAAAGCATTGCAGCTGAGAATGGTACAATTCTGTTCGTAGGCACGAAGAAACAAGCGCAAGATTCTGTTAAAGAAGAAGCAGCACGCGCTGGTCAATTCTACATCAACCAACGTTGGTTGGGTGGTACACTGACTAACTTCCAAACCATTCAAAAACGTATTGATCGTTTGAAACAATTGGAAGCTTGGGAAGAAGATGGTACATTTGCTGTTCTTCCTAAAAAAGAAGTTATCATTCTTCGCAAAGAAAAAGATCGTCTTGAAAAATTCTTGGGCGGTATCAAGAACATGAAGGGCCTTCCAAGTGCTCTGTTCATCATTGATCCGCGCAAAGAACGTATCGCGGTTGCTGAAGCTCGCAAATTGGGTATCCCAATCGTGGGTATCGTTGATACAAACTGCGATCCAGACGAAATCGACTATGTTATCCCAGGTAATGACGACGCGATCCGCGCTGTTAAATTGCTGACAGGTAAAATGGCTGATGCAGTTATGGAAGCTAACCAAGGCGAAGAAACTACAGCATAA